Proteins encoded together in one Desulfosporosinus meridiei DSM 13257 window:
- the miaB gene encoding tRNA (N6-isopentenyl adenosine(37)-C2)-methylthiotransferase MiaB has translation MEKEKKVVTLAYGCQMSERDAETLKQITRQEGYTSSDDLASADLVIINTCCVRESAENKILGKIGELKRLKEKNPNLKIAISGCMVQQPGALEKLQKRAPHIDIWTGTHNLHEFSALLHKAEQGEKAAEVWKEPQKTLESTPLAEKGKLQANVNIMYGCNNFCSYCIVPHVRGRERSRKPEEIIQEIKDLVASGCREVTLLGQNVNSYGKEFSPQYDFADLLRDVDQIPGLLRVRFITSHPKDLSDKLISVVASGEKLCEHFHLPIQSGSNFILERMNRKYTREYYLSRISKIRELLPQASLTTDIIVGFPGESETDFEQTLEIMNLIQYSHAFTFMYSKRSGTLAADMEDQISLDIKKRRLQRLMSVQNAQSLEWRQRMLGKTYEILVEGPSKTNLERFTGRTRGNELVVFKGNADIIGSLVNIQITEAATWTLVGEIVNPEM, from the coding sequence TTGGAAAAAGAAAAAAAAGTAGTTACTTTAGCCTATGGCTGCCAGATGTCAGAACGTGATGCTGAGACCTTAAAACAAATAACCCGCCAAGAAGGCTACACCAGTTCAGATGATCTTGCCAGTGCGGATCTAGTGATAATAAATACCTGTTGTGTAAGAGAAAGTGCCGAGAACAAAATATTGGGAAAGATCGGAGAGCTAAAAAGGCTGAAAGAAAAGAATCCCAACTTGAAAATTGCCATTAGTGGATGCATGGTTCAACAACCGGGTGCTTTAGAGAAACTCCAAAAACGGGCCCCCCATATAGATATTTGGACAGGAACCCATAATCTTCATGAGTTTTCTGCTCTATTGCATAAAGCGGAGCAAGGAGAAAAAGCAGCGGAAGTATGGAAAGAACCCCAAAAAACCTTAGAATCAACTCCCCTCGCTGAAAAAGGCAAGCTTCAGGCAAATGTTAATATTATGTATGGCTGTAATAACTTTTGCTCCTATTGTATTGTCCCCCATGTCCGGGGCCGAGAGAGAAGTCGTAAACCTGAAGAAATAATTCAAGAAATTAAAGACCTGGTGGCTAGTGGATGTCGGGAGGTTACCTTACTTGGGCAAAATGTTAACTCCTATGGTAAGGAGTTTTCGCCCCAGTATGATTTCGCCGATTTGCTGCGGGACGTTGATCAGATCCCAGGACTTTTGAGGGTACGCTTCATCACTTCTCATCCTAAAGATTTGTCAGACAAGCTAATCTCCGTCGTTGCTTCAGGAGAGAAACTTTGCGAACACTTTCATCTTCCCATCCAATCAGGGAGTAATTTTATATTGGAACGCATGAATCGGAAATATACCAGGGAATACTACCTCAGTAGAATCAGTAAGATACGTGAACTCTTGCCTCAGGCGAGCTTGACCACGGACATAATTGTTGGTTTTCCCGGGGAATCTGAGACGGACTTTGAACAAACCTTAGAAATTATGAATTTAATCCAGTATAGTCATGCCTTTACGTTTATGTATTCAAAACGTTCAGGAACACTTGCCGCCGATATGGAAGATCAAATTTCTCTCGATATCAAAAAGCGCAGGTTACAGAGATTAATGAGTGTTCAAAACGCTCAGAGTCTGGAATGGCGCCAACGTATGCTAGGGAAAACCTACGAGATATTGGTCGAAGGTCCGAGCAAAACAAATCTTGAGCGTTTTACCGGTCGAACTCGCGGAAACGAACTAGTTGTTTTTAAAGGTAATGCCGACATTATTGGTTCTTTAGTAAATATTCAAATTACTGAAGCTGCAACTTGGACACTGGTTGGAGAAATTGTAAACCCAGAAATGTAG
- a CDS encoding YlbF family regulator, translating into MTNEIIEHARLLADAIARSSVLAELHSKEDVMAADPSAQQLIAELQKAQEHFMEVQQNGAEPSEADKIAVDEIEAKVQANDAIAAYMDAQDKFTEMLDSVNAILAGAIAGASGGCSCGDDSCDPSGCTPGGCGSAGCGCGGI; encoded by the coding sequence ATGACAAATGAAATAATCGAACATGCTCGACTCTTAGCTGACGCTATTGCGCGAAGCTCCGTACTTGCTGAATTGCACAGTAAGGAAGATGTAATGGCTGCTGATCCTTCAGCACAACAATTGATTGCAGAATTACAGAAAGCTCAGGAACATTTCATGGAAGTTCAACAAAATGGGGCAGAGCCTTCTGAAGCTGATAAAATTGCGGTTGACGAAATCGAAGCTAAAGTTCAGGCCAATGACGCCATTGCAGCTTATATGGATGCACAAGACAAATTCACAGAAATGTTGGATAGTGTTAATGCCATTCTAGCTGGTGCTATTGCGGGAGCGTCAGGAGGTTGTTCCTGCGGGGATGACAGTTGCGATCCCAGCGGATGTACTCCTGGAGGTTGCGGAAGTGCAGGCTGTGGTTGCGGAGGGATCTAA
- a CDS encoding DUF896 domain-containing protein: MSTSAIQIFIERINELSRKKRTVGLEEWEAAEQESLRQEYLTFIREQVKETLSNVQVEEDSPLQ; encoded by the coding sequence TTGAGTACTTCAGCCATACAAATATTTATCGAACGAATTAATGAGTTGTCCCGAAAAAAACGGACAGTTGGTTTAGAGGAATGGGAAGCCGCAGAGCAAGAATCCTTACGCCAAGAGTACCTGACTTTTATTCGTGAACAAGTTAAAGAAACTCTCAGCAATGTCCAAGTTGAAGAGGACTCCCCTCTACAATAA
- a CDS encoding DegV family protein, whose protein sequence is MSFKVVVDSASDIPLDKATNAGITTVPMPVTIDGETFLEGINLQTNDFYSKFETFKELPKTSQPNPNTLLETYERILSEGHEVVAIHLSSGLSSTVSTARMIREMTTAPERVHVIDSLGASFGYGLLALYAQNALQFAASWEEAEKTILEYRKNMRYVFTIDNLEYLVKGGRVSRPAGFIGGLLDVKPILHITSEGKIEPFAKVRTRRAAIRKLVEVMAHDIENVENLEQQVIGISHSTCINDAQILADEIRQRFRVKEIWISEIGCVVGSHTGPGTLSLFYPIHNN, encoded by the coding sequence ATGTCCTTCAAAGTAGTTGTTGACAGTGCCTCTGATATTCCTTTGGACAAAGCAACAAATGCAGGCATAACTACTGTTCCAATGCCCGTTACAATTGATGGTGAAACATTTTTAGAAGGAATTAATTTACAGACTAATGACTTCTATTCGAAATTTGAAACCTTTAAAGAATTGCCTAAAACATCTCAACCCAATCCAAATACCCTATTGGAAACCTATGAGAGAATTTTGTCAGAAGGTCATGAGGTTGTTGCAATTCATCTTTCCTCAGGTTTAAGTTCTACGGTTTCCACTGCTCGAATGATTCGTGAGATGACCACTGCTCCCGAGCGCGTCCACGTCATCGACAGCTTAGGTGCATCATTTGGTTATGGCTTATTAGCCTTATATGCTCAAAATGCTTTACAATTTGCTGCCTCTTGGGAAGAGGCTGAAAAAACTATCTTAGAGTACCGGAAAAATATGCGTTACGTTTTCACAATAGACAATTTGGAGTATCTTGTTAAAGGTGGCCGAGTTAGTAGACCAGCCGGATTTATTGGTGGGCTGCTCGATGTTAAGCCAATTTTGCACATTACTTCCGAAGGAAAGATTGAGCCCTTTGCTAAAGTTCGTACCAGACGTGCAGCTATTCGTAAATTGGTTGAGGTCATGGCACATGACATTGAAAACGTTGAAAATCTCGAACAGCAAGTGATTGGAATATCCCATTCAACATGTATTAATGATGCACAAATCTTAGCTGATGAGATTCGCCAACGTTTTAGAGTTAAAGAAATTTGGATTAGTGAAATAGGATGTGTTGTTGGAAGTCATACTGGACCCGGAACCTTGTCTCTTTTCTATCCCATTCATAATAACTAA
- the pyk gene encoding pyruvate kinase — protein sequence MRRTKIVCTIGPASESPEKVQELLASGMDVARLNFSHGTHEEHGRRIETLRREATKFGKHLGILLDTKGPEVRTGKVPEGGITLSNGSEFILDTDLTLGNQQRVGITYTNLWRKIDPGSHILIDDGQIDLEVTSTEENIIRTIVRNGGILKSQKGVNAPNALIDLPAVTEKDIEDIRFGISQGIDFIAASFTRKALNILDVRRVVEEMGADVHIIAKIESQEGINNLDDILEVADGLMVARGDLGVEIPVEEVPIRQKEMIRKCNLLGKPVIVATQMLDSMIRQPRPTRAEASDVANAILDGTDAIMLSGETAAGLFPIEAVKMMDKIAQRTEKTCRNDQASRHSANVAEAISFASYTIAKDLKAATILTPTHSGLTARMISKYRPMAMIIAATPFDNTARKLSLLWGVQPIIVPESSGTDEMLAVTVNTSLNRSLIKAGDVVVITAGVPIGKVGSTNMIKVQIMGNILSKGIGIGRKSYSGIARKVQDPEQAVFNDGEVLIAESTDARFVPLISRAGALVVEEAGLTSHAAITGLQYGIPTIVGAGGAFSKVEDGQILTVDALTGMMYEGSVSIL from the coding sequence ATGAGAAGGACAAAAATTGTTTGTACCATTGGTCCGGCAAGTGAATCTCCAGAGAAAGTTCAGGAACTGCTTGCCTCCGGTATGGATGTTGCACGCCTGAATTTTTCTCATGGAACCCACGAAGAACATGGCAGAAGAATTGAAACTTTAAGAAGGGAAGCTACCAAGTTTGGGAAACATTTAGGAATACTTCTTGATACTAAAGGGCCGGAGGTACGAACGGGAAAAGTTCCTGAGGGCGGTATTACCCTGAGCAATGGATCTGAGTTTATCTTAGACACCGATCTAACTCTTGGTAATCAGCAGCGAGTAGGAATTACTTATACTAATTTATGGCGTAAAATTGATCCCGGTAGTCACATTCTTATCGACGATGGACAGATAGACCTTGAAGTGACTTCCACGGAAGAGAATATTATTCGGACAATTGTTCGCAACGGAGGCATTCTTAAGTCTCAAAAAGGAGTTAATGCACCCAATGCGCTGATTGACTTACCTGCAGTTACTGAAAAGGATATTGAGGATATACGCTTTGGTATTTCTCAAGGAATTGACTTTATTGCTGCATCATTTACTCGTAAGGCCTTAAATATTCTTGATGTCCGCAGAGTAGTGGAAGAAATGGGTGCCGATGTCCATATTATTGCCAAGATCGAGAGTCAAGAAGGAATCAATAATTTAGATGATATTCTCGAGGTTGCTGATGGGCTTATGGTTGCTCGGGGAGATCTGGGTGTAGAAATCCCCGTCGAAGAAGTTCCTATCAGACAAAAGGAAATGATTCGTAAATGCAATTTGCTAGGTAAACCTGTTATTGTAGCTACCCAAATGTTAGATTCCATGATACGTCAGCCAAGGCCTACACGAGCAGAAGCCAGTGATGTGGCCAATGCCATTCTGGATGGTACGGATGCAATCATGCTCTCCGGTGAAACAGCAGCTGGGTTATTTCCAATTGAAGCGGTCAAAATGATGGACAAGATTGCTCAGCGAACTGAAAAAACTTGTAGGAATGATCAAGCATCTCGGCATTCTGCCAATGTTGCAGAAGCAATCAGCTTTGCCAGCTACACGATTGCCAAAGACCTCAAAGCTGCTACAATTCTTACTCCCACCCATTCAGGCTTAACTGCACGTATGATTTCCAAATACAGACCGATGGCTATGATTATTGCGGCAACCCCTTTTGACAATACCGCAAGAAAGCTTTCCCTTTTATGGGGTGTACAACCCATTATTGTTCCGGAGAGTTCCGGAACGGATGAAATGTTGGCAGTAACTGTTAACACATCGTTAAATAGAAGCCTCATCAAGGCCGGCGATGTTGTTGTAATAACTGCCGGAGTGCCAATTGGCAAAGTCGGGTCAACAAATATGATTAAAGTTCAAATAATGGGCAATATTTTGTCTAAGGGAATTGGGATTGGGCGTAAATCCTATTCGGGTATAGCACGTAAAGTTCAAGATCCTGAACAAGCTGTATTCAATGATGGGGAAGTATTAATTGCGGAATCAACAGATGCACGATTTGTACCCTTAATCTCGCGGGCTGGTGCCTTAGTCGTTGAAGAAGCAGGCTTAACATCTCATGCAGCCATAACCGGGTTACAATATGGAATTCCGACAATTGTTGGAGCCGGAGGAGCCTTTTCTAAGGTTGAAGATGGTCAGATACTAACTGTTGATGCTTTAACTGGAATGATGTATGAGGGTTCAGTAAGCATTTTATAA
- the mutS gene encoding DNA mismatch repair protein MutS, which translates to MTTPMMLQYQSIKEQAPDAILFFRLGDFYEMFGEDAEVAAPILQIALTGRDAGDGKKVPMCGIPYHAVENYLVKLVRSGHKVAICEQVEDAKASKGIVKRDIIRIVSPGTLTESVAEGSNHYLASVYYSEQWGLAFLDLSTGEFTVFQTPHLDVLLAEIARINPAELLLTPELSKNPKSWVQYYCTVREQTTFKTPAMREHFHSQEGLFTEFPIAAFAATGLWSYLLETMPGVDPTHIVEIKTYRSERWMFLDQWTRRNLELTESLRGIGKKGTLLSVLDATHTAFGGRLLRHWIDKPLLKQDEIEGRLNSIEELIADAFLRKDLQKLLSEVYDLERLMGKVSYGTANAKDLLLLTQTLALLPDISTIITSSTAETLKVKVPKLDGLGSFVENLQKAINPNPPLSLREGNLIKTGYSQEVDELRIISSGGKEWLAQLENAERERTGIRSLKIGYNKVFGYYIEITHANAHLVPGDYQRKQTLSNAERFITPELKEYELKIIGAEEKLKDLEYELLLALREQVRANAKKIISVAQVLAEIDVFVSLAEVAVNNHYVRPQIKTDGQIQITEGRHPVVEKMIEQGTFVPNDTLMSENQHLALITGPNMAGKSTYMRQVALIVLMAHIGSFVPAKKANIALVDRIFTRVGASDDLAAGQSTFMVEMHEVAHILKYASRNSLIILDEIGRGTATYDGLSIAWAVSEHLVQNPQFTPKTLFATHYHELTQLQDNFPGLVNLHVGVKERGEDIVFLHKILPGRADRSYGIQVARLAGLPQELIIRAKALLLELESSEPVHASDKSAEVITQFSLFDVPKVHPLLQEIEKLPLEDMTARQALQYLFDLRERIQSTEIL; encoded by the coding sequence ATGACTACCCCCATGATGCTGCAATATCAGAGTATAAAAGAACAAGCTCCGGATGCGATTCTGTTTTTTCGATTAGGTGATTTTTACGAAATGTTTGGTGAAGATGCAGAAGTTGCAGCGCCTATTTTGCAAATCGCCTTGACGGGAAGAGATGCCGGGGATGGGAAAAAAGTTCCAATGTGTGGAATCCCTTATCATGCTGTAGAAAACTATTTAGTAAAGCTGGTTCGTTCAGGGCATAAAGTTGCTATTTGTGAACAAGTTGAAGATGCAAAGGCTTCCAAAGGGATTGTTAAACGAGATATAATTCGAATCGTATCTCCAGGTACACTGACAGAATCAGTTGCCGAAGGATCAAACCATTATTTAGCAAGTGTGTATTACTCTGAACAATGGGGGCTGGCCTTTCTGGATTTATCGACAGGTGAATTCACAGTTTTTCAAACTCCTCACCTGGATGTTTTGCTGGCCGAAATTGCTCGTATAAATCCTGCGGAGCTTCTCCTAACACCTGAACTCAGCAAAAACCCTAAGTCGTGGGTGCAATATTACTGTACTGTTCGTGAACAAACAACCTTTAAAACCCCAGCCATGCGGGAGCATTTCCATAGTCAAGAGGGATTATTCACAGAATTTCCAATTGCAGCCTTTGCTGCTACCGGTTTATGGAGCTATTTATTGGAGACTATGCCTGGGGTTGACCCTACTCATATTGTTGAAATCAAAACATACCGCTCTGAACGTTGGATGTTCCTTGATCAATGGACGCGACGAAATTTGGAGCTCACTGAATCCCTCAGAGGTATAGGAAAGAAGGGAACACTGCTTTCTGTTCTTGATGCCACTCATACTGCCTTCGGGGGTAGACTATTAAGGCATTGGATTGATAAGCCCTTGCTTAAGCAAGATGAGATAGAAGGACGTCTTAACTCCATAGAAGAACTAATTGCGGACGCTTTTCTTCGTAAAGATTTACAAAAACTTCTTTCAGAGGTCTATGACCTAGAGCGATTAATGGGAAAAGTATCTTACGGTACAGCTAATGCTAAAGATCTATTATTATTGACTCAAACCTTAGCTTTGCTTCCTGATATTTCCACAATCATAACTTCAAGCACCGCCGAAACGCTAAAAGTCAAAGTGCCTAAGCTAGATGGCCTAGGTTCATTTGTTGAGAATCTGCAGAAGGCGATTAATCCTAACCCACCATTATCTCTGCGAGAAGGAAATCTTATTAAGACCGGTTATTCGCAAGAAGTTGACGAATTACGGATAATTTCATCGGGTGGTAAGGAGTGGCTGGCCCAGTTAGAGAATGCGGAACGGGAACGCACCGGAATCCGCTCCCTAAAGATAGGGTATAATAAAGTCTTTGGTTACTATATCGAGATAACTCATGCCAATGCTCATCTTGTACCTGGGGATTATCAACGTAAGCAAACTTTGTCTAATGCGGAAAGATTTATTACTCCGGAACTTAAGGAATACGAGCTAAAAATTATTGGTGCCGAGGAAAAACTAAAAGACCTGGAATACGAACTTTTATTGGCCCTGCGAGAACAGGTGCGGGCAAATGCCAAAAAAATCATCAGTGTTGCTCAAGTCTTAGCAGAAATCGATGTTTTTGTCAGCTTAGCAGAAGTAGCTGTTAATAATCATTATGTTCGTCCCCAGATCAAGACGGATGGACAAATTCAGATAACGGAAGGTCGTCACCCGGTCGTTGAAAAAATGATTGAACAAGGCACCTTTGTTCCTAATGATACACTTATGTCCGAAAATCAACATTTAGCGCTCATCACCGGTCCTAATATGGCTGGTAAATCAACCTATATGAGGCAGGTGGCCTTAATTGTATTAATGGCTCACATTGGCTCCTTTGTCCCAGCGAAAAAGGCTAATATTGCCTTGGTTGATCGCATTTTTACTCGGGTAGGAGCATCGGATGACTTGGCGGCAGGTCAAAGTACATTCATGGTTGAGATGCATGAAGTAGCACACATTTTGAAATATGCCAGCAGAAATAGCTTAATCATCTTGGATGAAATCGGACGAGGAACTGCCACTTATGACGGGCTTAGTATTGCTTGGGCCGTCAGCGAGCATCTTGTGCAAAATCCTCAGTTTACCCCTAAGACTCTCTTTGCTACCCACTATCATGAGTTGACTCAGCTTCAGGATAACTTCCCCGGACTCGTTAACCTCCATGTTGGAGTTAAAGAGCGAGGAGAGGATATTGTATTTTTGCACAAAATCTTACCCGGTCGAGCAGACCGCAGTTATGGCATTCAAGTGGCCAGGCTGGCTGGCCTGCCTCAGGAACTAATTATTCGTGCTAAAGCCTTACTCTTAGAGCTGGAATCCTCTGAACCCGTACATGCTTCTGATAAGTCGGCAGAGGTTATTACTCAATTCTCCTTATTCGATGTTCCGAAAGTCCATCCGCTTCTGCAAGAGATTGAGAAGCTGCCTTTGGAAGATATGACTGCTCGTCAAGCCCTCCAATATCTCTTTGATTTGCGGGAGCGAATCCAATCGACAGAAATCTTGTAG
- a CDS encoding D-alanyl-D-alanine carboxypeptidase family protein — translation MRLFRSVFLALFIIISSSPVAYAENTPPPDVRGEGAYLIDVSSGQTLFVKNPDKQLAPASTTKIMTGLLAIENGNFDDMVTVSKTMLNNKVVYGTQIYLEPGEQILFKDLLYATLLNSANDAAVTLAEYVGKDITHFVEMMNQRASEIGATNTHFVNPSGLTETGHLTTAHDLALIAREAYQNPIFAEFVRTKTQPISRSKTDVPVLMVNENKLLWRDSSVDGIKTGYTAAAQNCLVASATKDGRQLIGVILKSPGREIYTDMQSMFDYGFTQFSNTIIKPAGAVISSITVNTEPVDLVLDQPIYSTQKLNAPENTLSLRVTPLSTDPLTSVEEGQVLAQVAVLEGENQIDIFPLKAAKSVHPEPVKASLTGSVSTFSTWIIGTLLLTGAIFFLNYLYKKRRKTLYWRRQVRRSRRRDGL, via the coding sequence TTGAGATTATTTAGATCGGTTTTTCTGGCATTATTCATAATAATTAGCTCCTCACCTGTTGCTTATGCTGAAAATACTCCTCCGCCAGATGTCCGTGGAGAAGGTGCTTATCTGATTGACGTATCATCTGGACAAACCCTTTTTGTGAAAAATCCTGATAAACAATTGGCTCCGGCAAGCACTACTAAAATAATGACTGGGCTTTTAGCCATTGAAAATGGAAATTTTGACGATATGGTGACGGTTAGTAAAACTATGTTAAATAATAAAGTGGTTTATGGTACTCAAATATACCTTGAACCCGGAGAACAAATACTCTTTAAAGATCTTCTCTATGCAACCTTGTTAAATTCTGCCAATGATGCTGCTGTTACCCTGGCTGAGTATGTAGGTAAGGACATAACCCACTTTGTGGAGATGATGAACCAGCGTGCCAGTGAAATTGGGGCAACTAATACACATTTTGTCAATCCAAGTGGTTTAACAGAAACAGGACATTTGACAACTGCTCATGATCTGGCCCTTATTGCCCGAGAGGCCTATCAAAATCCAATATTTGCGGAGTTCGTACGCACTAAGACCCAGCCTATCTCTAGATCGAAGACAGATGTCCCGGTCTTAATGGTTAATGAAAATAAGTTATTATGGAGAGACTCTTCGGTTGATGGCATTAAGACAGGTTATACTGCCGCTGCCCAAAATTGTCTTGTTGCCTCAGCCACTAAAGATGGACGTCAGCTGATTGGGGTAATTCTTAAGTCACCCGGGCGAGAAATCTATACAGATATGCAAAGTATGTTTGATTATGGCTTTACTCAGTTTAGCAATACGATAATCAAACCCGCTGGGGCAGTTATTTCATCAATTACTGTCAATACTGAACCTGTAGATCTTGTTCTCGATCAACCAATCTATTCAACCCAAAAGCTTAATGCTCCGGAAAATACTCTAAGTCTCCGTGTAACACCCTTATCGACAGACCCCTTAACATCCGTTGAAGAGGGACAAGTCCTTGCGCAAGTTGCGGTTTTGGAGGGGGAGAACCAAATAGATATTTTTCCTTTGAAAGCTGCTAAGTCAGTTCATCCTGAACCGGTTAAAGCATCCCTTACTGGATCTGTTTCAACCTTTTCGACTTGGATTATAGGAACATTGCTTCTTACCGGCGCTATATTTTTCTTGAATTATTTGTATAAGAAGCGACGAAAAACTCTTTATTGGCGAAGGCAGGTCAGGCGGTCGAGAAGAAGAGATGGGTTATAA
- a CDS encoding acyl-CoA thioesterase, producing the protein MILSSKTTLRVRYAETDQMGIVYHSNYLIWFEVGRSELFRELNLPYTEFEKQGLGLAVIEANCRYRQPAHYDDELIVVTEIENMTSRRVVFNYHIYRDQTLLAEGKTVHVFLNQKGRLADVRKYDIWSRLEPIFAKKE; encoded by the coding sequence ATGATTTTGTCATCAAAAACAACTTTGCGCGTGCGTTATGCGGAAACAGATCAAATGGGAATTGTTTATCATTCTAATTATCTAATCTGGTTTGAAGTAGGGCGATCAGAATTGTTTAGAGAGTTAAACCTTCCCTATACAGAATTTGAAAAACAAGGTCTGGGTTTAGCGGTAATCGAGGCCAATTGCAGATATCGTCAACCTGCTCACTATGATGATGAGCTTATTGTTGTTACTGAAATCGAAAACATGACTTCACGTAGAGTTGTTTTTAATTACCATATATACCGAGATCAAACCCTATTAGCAGAAGGAAAGACTGTTCATGTTTTCTTGAATCAAAAGGGACGGCTAGCCGATGTTCGCAAATATGACATATGGAGTCGCTTGGAGCCTATATTTGCAAAAAAGGAATAA
- the gap gene encoding type I glyceraldehyde-3-phosphate dehydrogenase, whose product MSIKVGINGFGRIGRLSLRASLEKTFPFEIVAINDLGSPDLLAHLFKYDSVHGVLEKDVEINNQKMVIDGKEIQIFAEKNPLDLPWSKLGVDIVIESTGRFTKRDDASQHLSAGAKKVIISAPAKDEDITIVMGVNENLYIPEKHHIISNASCTTNCLAPVAKVLLDEFGIEQGLMTTTHSVTNDQRILDLEHKDWRRSRAAYQSMIPTTTGAAKAVSLVIPELEGKMKGLAVRVPTPNVSLVDLVVSLSKPTNREDINNVLRQASTGRMKGYLEYTELPLVSHDFNGNPASSIVDGLSTMMIGDRMAKILAWYDNEWGYSNRVLDLVKLIVLKGL is encoded by the coding sequence ATGAGTATAAAAGTTGGGATTAATGGTTTTGGTCGAATCGGCAGACTTTCACTTCGAGCATCACTTGAAAAAACATTTCCATTCGAGATTGTTGCCATCAATGATCTGGGTAGTCCAGATTTATTGGCTCATTTATTCAAGTACGATTCAGTTCATGGCGTCCTGGAGAAGGATGTAGAAATCAACAACCAGAAAATGGTCATAGATGGAAAAGAAATTCAAATATTTGCCGAGAAAAATCCCTTAGATTTGCCCTGGAGTAAACTGGGTGTGGATATTGTGATTGAATCTACCGGAAGATTTACTAAACGTGACGATGCGTCCCAGCATCTTTCTGCAGGAGCTAAGAAAGTAATTATCTCAGCGCCGGCAAAAGACGAGGATATTACGATTGTGATGGGGGTCAATGAAAATCTCTATATTCCGGAGAAACATCATATAATTTCTAATGCCTCCTGTACAACAAATTGTCTGGCCCCGGTTGCCAAAGTTTTACTTGATGAATTTGGTATTGAGCAAGGATTAATGACGACTACTCATTCAGTTACGAATGATCAACGAATATTAGACTTGGAACACAAAGATTGGCGCAGATCAAGAGCTGCCTATCAGTCCATGATACCCACTACAACAGGTGCAGCTAAAGCCGTTTCCCTTGTAATACCGGAACTAGAAGGCAAGATGAAAGGACTGGCTGTTCGAGTTCCAACTCCAAACGTCTCATTAGTAGATCTTGTCGTTTCTTTAAGTAAGCCTACAAATCGGGAAGATATAAATAATGTCTTGAGGCAAGCATCTACTGGCAGGATGAAAGGGTATCTGGAATACACAGAATTACCTTTGGTATCTCATGATTTCAACGGTAATCCAGCCAGTTCTATCGTCGATGGATTATCGACCATGATGATAGGGGATCGTATGGCCAAAATCCTAGCTTGGTATGATAATGAATGGGGTTATTCAAACCGGGTTTTGGATTTAGTGAAACTCATAGTCTTAAAAGGCTTATAA